The DNA region CCCGGAGAACTGCTCGTCGATCCGGCTGACCCGCAACGACTTCCAGCACGTGGACACCGGCGACCCGTACTGGGTAGTCGTGCGGGCGAACGACACGAAGATCGACCGGAACCACTTCCACGACAAGACCACCGCCGGCATCTTCCTCGTCGTCGACGGCCCGGGCTCGACCGACATGGCCCAGAACATCCACATCTTCAGGAACTACTTCTCCGATCACAGTTTCTCCGGGGCCAACGGCGGCGAGTCGATCCGCCTCGGCGTCAGCGGGCGGGCGCTGTCCGGCGCCCACGCGGTCGTCGAGTACAACCTGTTCGAGCGTGCCGACGGCGACCCCGAGGCCATCTCGGTGAAGTCCTCCGACAACACCATCCGTTACAACACCATCCGCAACAGCCGCGGCGGAATCGTGCTGCGCCACGGCAACCGCTCCAGGGTGGAGGGCAACTACCTGATCGGCGGCAGCGAGGGCGTGCGGCTGTACGGCAACGACCATGTGATCGTCAACAACTACCTCAGCGGATTGTCGAGCCGGGCCCTGGTCGTCGGCAGCGGCACCACCCGCGACCACAACGCGGGCGAGACGCAGGACGAGAGGCGGGGCAACGACGCCTGTGACCGCGCGGTGATCGTGCACAACACCCTGCTCGGCAACTCCAGCACGCTCTCCGGAGAGACCCGGACGTACGAGCCCCGGGACGTCGTCATCGCCGACAACCTGCTCGTCTCGGACACCGGCAGCCTCGTCGCGATGGGGACGACCACCAACTTCACCTGGCAGAGCAACATGTTGTGGGGTGCGGCTGCCAACGGCAATATCCCTTCCGGTGGTTACACCCGCATCGACCCGAAGCTGGTGACCGGCCAGGACGGCATCGCCCGGCTCTCGGCAGGTAGCCCGGCGATCGGCGCGGCCACACTGGGCAGCCCGGCCGTGGCCGACGACATCGACGGCGACTCGCGGGGCAGCACGCGGGACATCGGTGCCGACGAGTACTCGACCGCGCCCGCGCTCCGTCACCCCCTCACGGCCGCGGACGTGGGTCCGAACGCATCGTGAGGTGTCACCGGTGATTCGGTCCGCCCGTCCTGGGCGGGCCGTTTCAGAACTGCCCGGGGAAACACGAGGGAAGAGCCGCCGCGAGGCGACCCCAAGGAAGGGAACGATGTGACAGGCAGGGAACGCCGGGAGCGCGAGGAGCAGGGGCGCGCCGGCAGCCCGCCGGCCGGTTCGGCCACCACCGTGACCAGGCCGGGGCTGTGCTCGGTCACCTTCCGGCGGCTGCCCGCCGCCGAGGTCGCACGCCGGGCCGCGGACGCGGGCCTGGAGGCGGTCGAGTGGGGAGCGGACGTGCACGCGCCTCCGACGGAGCCCGACACTGTCCGCGCGGCCCGCGAGGCTTCCGGCAGATACGGGCTCACCTGCTGCTCGTACGGCTCCTACTTCCGCGCCACCCAGGGCGAATTGGCCGAGTTCCCCGCGATCGCCCAGGCCGCGGTCCTTCTGGGAGCGCCACGGGTGCGGGTCTGGGCGGGCGGTGTCGGATCGTCGGCCGTCACACCGCAGGAGCGGAGCGGGACCGTGACCTGCCTGCGGGAAGCGGCCCGGATCGCCGCGGACCATGGACTGGAGCTCGCGCTGGAGTTCCACTCGAAGACCCTCACCGACACCGTCGACTCGACGCTCCGGCTGTTGGACGAGGTGGGCGCGGACAATCTCCGTACCTACTGGCAGCCGCCGCTCGACGCTCCCGACGAGGAGGCGCTGGCGGGGCTTTCCGCGCTCGTCGACCGGGTCAGCGCGGTGCATGTGTTCTCGTGGTGGCCGGGCAATCACCGACTGCGGCTGGCCGATCGTGAGGACCTGTGGGCCGGGGTCTTCGACCTGCTGAACGAACGGCGCGTCCCGCTGGACGCACTCCTGGAGTTCGTGCCGGGCGACGACCCCGCCGTGCTGACGCGCGAGGCAGATACGCTGCGGCGCGTCGCGGCTCACCGCTGAGCGGCTCCCACCCCGACGTCAGAACGGCAGACATGCACATCGCGGACATGCACATCAAGGAAACGGACAGACTCCTGTTCATCGGTGACTCCATCACCGACGCGGGCCGCGACCGTACGGATCCCGCATCGCTCGGCAGCGGATACGTCCACGAGATCGCGCGGACCCTGCACGCCCGGGCGGGCGACGGGCCCGGCCCCGCCGTCATCAACAAGGGCCTCAACGGCAATCGCGTGTACGACCTCGAAGCCCGCTGGACCACCGACGTCATCGACCACCGGCCCACCGTGGTCACGGTCAAGATCGGCATCAATGACACCTGGCGGCGCTATGACAGCGGACTCATCAGCCCGGTCGACGAGTTCGAGGCGTGCCTCGACCGCCTCCTCGCGGACACCGTGCGGAAGCTGGCCGCACGACTGGTGGTCATCACCCCGTTCCTGCTCCCGGTAACCCCGGAGCAGAAGGGCTGGTTCGAGGACCTGACGCCCCGTACCGACGCCGTCCTCCGCGCCGCGGCGGCCAATGGAGCCCAGGTGGTCCGCGCGGACCATGCGCTGCTCCGTGCCGCGGAGACGAAGGAGGCCGCGGAGCTGGCCCAGGACGGGGTCCATCCGAGTCCGCTGGGCCACAGGATCGTCGCCGACGCCTGGCTCGCCGCGGTGGACTCGCGTCTACTCGGGGAGCAGCAGGGGGAGGTCCACCCGCACCTCGATTGACTCCGCGCGTCCGCCGACCCGCGCCGATCCGCTGATGCGCAGGGTTCGCGCCGGATCGAGCGTCAACTCGCCGGTGACGTCGCCGTGCTCGTGGAGGTAGAGCCCGATGTCGTACAGATCGGCCATGCTGTCGTCGATCTTCACGGTCGCCATGCCACCGGTCCAGGTGGCGGGCACCGCCGTGAGGTAGAGACGCGGCGGATGGATCGCCCAGCCGAACGGGCCCGTGTCCCCCTGCGCGTCAAGGGCCTCGGTGGTTCCCCACACGTCGACCGTCACCAGGCCGTCCGGTGCCACCTGGACCGACGATTCCGATCGGTCGACGGCGAAGTCCGTGTCGCCCAGGACGAATCTGTCCACGGTGAAGACCCCAACGGATGTCGGTTCGAAGCGATGACGGCGTCCATCATCGCAGCACGCCCTGTCCGACGTGCCCCGGCCCTGACCGCGCGCACGCGTCGCGATCATTTCCATGGGGCCGGGACACGCGGGTGAAGGCGCGGTTCACCTGCGGCTGCGCGTATTGAGCCGTACGACGGGGTGGTCCACGTCGCGGCGTGAGGCGGGTCACTTTCAGTCGACCGTGGGGCATGGTTCTCCGGACCCGGGGCAGGCGGCCAGATCGCCGGGGTGTGACCGGCGCAGGACGCAATCCGGAACCGAAGGGCCAAACACGACGTGTCGGCAGCACAGCAGACCATCCATGTGGGCGGAGAGTGGCGCTCGGCCGTCTCCGGCGCCACGCGCGACATCATCGACCCCGTCGACGCCGGTGTCTTCGCCGTGGTGTCGGAGGGCGACGTCGCCGACACCGATGACGCCGTCGCCGCCGCGCGTGCCGCCTTCGACGACGGTGTCTGGCCGCGCACGCCCGTCGCCGAGCGGGCCGCCCTGCTGCGCCGCGTCGCGGCCCTGCTGGAGCGGGACCGGGAGCAGATCGGTGCCCTGGAGAGCCAGGACGCCGGCAAGACCCTCGAAGAGGGGCACGTCGATGTCGACTGCGTGCGCGACGCGTTCCGCTACTTCGCCGACCTCGTCATGAACGAGAGCGGCGGGCGTGTCGTCGACGCGGGCTCCGACGAGGTCCACAGCGTCGTCGTCCATGAGCCCGTCGGTGTGTGCGCGCTGATCACCCCCTGGAACTACCCGCTGCTCCAGGCCAGTTGGAAGATCGCCCCGGCGCTCGCCGCCGGAAACACCTTCGTGATCAAGCCCAGCGAGATCACCCCGCTCACCACCGTCGCGCTGATCGAGCTCCTGATGGAGGCCGGGCTGCCGCCGGGTGTGGCCAACATCGTCACCGGCGCCGGTACCACCGTCGGCGCCCGTCTCGCCGAGCACCCGGATGTCGACCTCGTGTCGTTCACCGGCGGACTGGCCAGCGGTACGAAGGTGGCCCGCGCCGCCGCCGACACCGTCAAGAAGGTCGCCCTCGAACTCGGCGGCAAGAACCCCAACGTCGTCTTCGCCGACGCCTGCGCCACCGACGAGGGCTTCGACACGGCTGTCGACCAGGCGCTCAACGCCGCGTTCATCCACAGCGGCCAGGTCTGCTCCGCCGGCTCCCGCCTCATCGTCGAGGAGTCGCTGCGCGACCGGTTCGTCGCCGAACTCGCCCGCCGCGCCGGGAGGATCCGCCTCGGCCGCGGCACCGACCCGGGCGTCGAATGCGGCCCGCTCGTCTCCGCGCAACAACTCACGAAGACCGAGGACTTCGTCGCATCCGCCATCGAGGAGGGGGCCGTCCTCCGGGCCGGCGGCGAACGGCCCGACGGCCCCGGCTACTTCTACCGCCCCACCGTCCTCGACCGGTGCGACCGCCGGATGCGCGTCGTCCGCGAGGAGATCTTCGGCCCCGTCCTGACCGTCGAGACCTTCCGTACGGAGGACGAGGCCGTCGCCCTCGCCAACGACACCGAGTACGGGCTCGCCGGCGCGGTGTGGACCGCCGACGCGGGCCGCGCCCGGCGCGTCGCCGGGCGTCTGCGCCACGGCACCGTGTGGATCAACGACTTCCACCCCTACCTCCCGCAGGCCGAATGGGGTGGCTTCGGGAAGTCGGGCATCGGCCGCGAACTGGGCCCGACCGGACTGGCCGAGTACCGCGAGGCCAAGCACATCTACCAGAACCTCGCTCCGCGCCCCGTGCGCTGGTTCGCGGGCTGAAACACACGCGAGAGACGCGACGCGCATGCCCCGCGTGACGCATGCGACACGGGCACTGGACGCAACGCACGCGACCGAACCAACGCAACGCATCGACGCAACGCACGCGACCGACCCAACGCACGCAACGGAGCAGAGGGAAAAGAGCACATGACCGACAACCACGTCTACGACTATGTCGTCATCGGCGGCGGCACCGCCGGTTCGGTGATCGCCTCCCGCCTCACCGAGAACCCGGACACCACCGTCGCCGTCATCGAGGGCGGCCCCAGCGACGTCGGACGGGACGACGTCCTCACCCTGCGCCGCTGGATGGGCCTGCTCGGCGGTGAACTGGACTACGACTACCCGACGACCGAGCAGCCCCGAGGCAACTCGCACATCCGCCACAGCCGCGCCCGCGTGCTCGGCGGCTGCTCGTCCCACAACACCCTCATCGCCTTCAAGCCCCTGCCGTCCGACTGGGACGAGTGGGCCGACGCGGGCGCCGAGGGCTGGGACGCGGCGTCGATGGACCCGTACTTCGCCAGACTGCGCAACAACATCGTCCCCGTCGACGAGGCCGACCGGAACGCCATCGCCCGCGACTTCGTCGAGGCCGCGCGCACCGCGCTGGACGTGCCGCGCGTCGAGGGCTTCAACAGGCAGCCGTTCCACGAGGGCGTGGGCTTCTTCGACCTCGCGTACCACCCCGAGAACAACAAGCGCTCCTCGGCCTCCGTGGCGTATCTGCACCCGTTCCTGGACCGGCCCAACCTTCATCTCGCCCTGGAGACCTGGGCGTTCGGTCTGGAACTGGAGGGCACCCGGGCCACCGGCGTGCATGTGCGTACCAAGGACGGCGAGGAGCACGTCGTGCGGGCCCGGCGCGAGGTACTCGTGTGCGCGGGCGCCGTGGACACCCCCCGGCTGCTGCTGCATTCCGGCATCGGGCCCCGCGCCGGCCTGGAGAAGCTCGGCATCCCCGTCGTGCACGACCTGCCGGGCGTCGGCGAGAACCTCCTCGACCACCCCGAGTCGGTCATCGTCTGGGAGACCGAGGGGCCGATACCGGAGAACTCCGCGATGGACAGCGACGCGGGCCTGTTCGTACGCAGGGACCTGGACGCCGACGGGCCGGACCTGATGTTCCACTTCTACCAGATCCCGTTCACCGACAACCCCGAGCGGCTGGGCTACCAGCGGCCCCCGCACGGCGTGTCGATGACCCCCAACATCCCCAAGCCCCGCAGCCGCGGCCGGCTCTACCTGACCAGCGCCGACCCCGAGGTCAAGCCCGCCCTCGACTTCCGGTACTTCACCGACGAGGACGACTACGACGGCCGCACCCTCGTCGACGGCATCCGCATCGCACGCCGTATCGCGGAGCAGGAGCCGCTCGCCGGCTGGCTCAAGCGCGAGGTCTGCCCGGGGCCCGAGGTCACCTCCGACGAGGAGATCGGCGAGTACGCGCGCAAGGTCGCGCACACCGTCTACCACCCGGCGGGAACCTGCCGGATGGGGGCCGCGGACGACGAACTCGCCGTTGTGTCACCCGATCTGAGGATCCGGGGCCTGGACGGCATCCGGATCGCCGACGCGTCCGTCTTCCCGACGATGACGACCGTCAACCCGATGATCGCCGTGCTGATGGTCGGGGAGAAATGCGCGGACCTCCTGGGAGGCAATGCCTGATGAACACCGAGCCGCCTGTCTTCTCCGTACGAGAGTTGTGGAAGGTCTTCGGCCCGAAGGCCGACCGGGTGCCGGCGGATCCGGCCCTCGCCGCGCTCGGCCCCGCCGAGCTGCGTGAACGCACCGGCTGCACCGCCGCCGTGCGCGACGTGTCCTTCGACGTCCGCAAGGGCGAGGTCTTCATTGTCATGGGCCTGTCCGGCTCCGGCAAGTCGACGCTGGTGCGCTGCCTGACCCGGCTGATCGAGCCCACGTCCGGGGCCATCGCCATCGACGGCGAGGACGTGCTGTCGATGGACGCGTCACGACTGCGCGAACTGCGCCGTCACCGCGCCGCCATGGTCTTCCAGCACTTCGGGCTGCTGCCGCACCGGTCGGTCCTCGACAACGTCGCCTACGGGCTGGAGATCCAGGGCGTCTCGCGCGCCGAACGACGGGAGCGGGCGGCCGAGTTCGTCACCAAGGTCGGCCTCGAAGGCATGGAGCACCGCCGTCCCGGTCAGCTGTCCGGCGGCCAGCAGCAGCGGGTGGGGCTGGCCCGAGCACTGGCAGTGGACCCCGAAGTGCTGCTGTTCGACGAGCCGTTCAGCGCACTGGACCCACTGATCAGGCGCGACATGCAGGAGGAGGTCGTACGGCTGCACAGTGAGGAGGGCCGCACGATGGTCTTCATCACGCACGACCTCGGCGAGGCGCTGAAGCTCGGCGACCGGATCGCGCTGATGCGGGACGGCCGGATCGTGCAGCTCGGCACGCCCGAGGAGATCGTGGGCGCCCCCGCGGACGACTACGTACGCGACTTCGTCCGCGACGTGCCGCGTGAACAGGTCATGACCGTGCGCTCGGCGATGCGCCCGGCCGAGGCGGCCGAGGCGGACAACGGCCCGGCGCTGGCCCCCGACGCGACGGTCCACGCGGCCATCGAGGCCGTCGTCCGCAGCGGCGGGACCGCCCGTGTCGTCGAGGACGGCCGCTGCGTCGGTGTGGTCGGTCATGCCGACCTGCTCGGCGTGGTGGCGGGGCTCGACCCGCAGAAGGAGGCGGCCTGATGCCCGCGCACACCACCTGGGGCCCGCCGGGCCCGCACACCGTGCATACGCCCGTGCCCGCCCGTGCCTCGGACGCGACGGGAAGGCGGACGCGATGAGCACCACTGCCACCACCGCCGCCGAGGCGGGCGCGCCCCCGGCGCGCGTGCCGCTGGGCGACACCCTCGCCCGGTACCGCACCGTACTCATCGCAGCCGCCGCCCTCGTCGCGCTCCTCCTCGGCGCCATGCTCCTGGGCGGCGGCACCTGGCCCGCACGCTTCGCCGTCGACCTGTCCGGACCGCTCGGCGACGCCAGCGACTGGATCATCGACAACCGGGACAGCCACCCGCTCTTCCTTTACTTCTTCGGCCACATCAGCAACGCCGTCGTGCTGTCCGTACGCGCCGTCTACCTCGTCCTTCTCGCCGCCGGCTGGGCCGGGGTCACGGCCGCCGCCGGGCTCGTCGCCTGGCGCCTCGCGGGCATCCGCCCGGCACTCACCGCCGTCGCCGCGTTCGCCGTGTGCGGGCTGCTCGGCATGTGGGTCCCCACCATGCAGACCCTCGCACTGATGGCCGTCGCCGTCGCCGCGTCCGTTCTGCTCGGCGCACTGCTCGGGCTCGCCGCCGGACTCTCCGACCGCGTGCACCGGGCCCTGCGCCCGGTCCTCGACACCATGCAGGTGCTGCCCGCGTTCGCATACCTGCTCCCGGTCGTGCTGGTCTTCGGCATCGGCGTACCGGCCGCCGTCCTCGCCACCGTCGTCTACGCCGCACCGCCCATGGCCCGGCTGACCGCGCTCGGTCTGCGCGGCGTGGACGCCGGGGTGATGGAGGCAGCGGCCTCGCTAGGCGCCACCGGACGGCAGCGGCTG from Streptomyces sp. NBC_01591 includes:
- a CDS encoding quaternary amine ABC transporter ATP-binding protein — translated: MNTEPPVFSVRELWKVFGPKADRVPADPALAALGPAELRERTGCTAAVRDVSFDVRKGEVFIVMGLSGSGKSTLVRCLTRLIEPTSGAIAIDGEDVLSMDASRLRELRRHRAAMVFQHFGLLPHRSVLDNVAYGLEIQGVSRAERRERAAEFVTKVGLEGMEHRRPGQLSGGQQQRVGLARALAVDPEVLLFDEPFSALDPLIRRDMQEEVVRLHSEEGRTMVFITHDLGEALKLGDRIALMRDGRIVQLGTPEEIVGAPADDYVRDFVRDVPREQVMTVRSAMRPAEAAEADNGPALAPDATVHAAIEAVVRSGGTARVVEDGRCVGVVGHADLLGVVAGLDPQKEAA
- a CDS encoding aldehyde dehydrogenase family protein, producing MSAAQQTIHVGGEWRSAVSGATRDIIDPVDAGVFAVVSEGDVADTDDAVAAARAAFDDGVWPRTPVAERAALLRRVAALLERDREQIGALESQDAGKTLEEGHVDVDCVRDAFRYFADLVMNESGGRVVDAGSDEVHSVVVHEPVGVCALITPWNYPLLQASWKIAPALAAGNTFVIKPSEITPLTTVALIELLMEAGLPPGVANIVTGAGTTVGARLAEHPDVDLVSFTGGLASGTKVARAAADTVKKVALELGGKNPNVVFADACATDEGFDTAVDQALNAAFIHSGQVCSAGSRLIVEESLRDRFVAELARRAGRIRLGRGTDPGVECGPLVSAQQLTKTEDFVASAIEEGAVLRAGGERPDGPGYFYRPTVLDRCDRRMRVVREEIFGPVLTVETFRTEDEAVALANDTEYGLAGAVWTADAGRARRVAGRLRHGTVWINDFHPYLPQAEWGGFGKSGIGRELGPTGLAEYREAKHIYQNLAPRPVRWFAG
- a CDS encoding SGNH/GDSL hydrolase family protein — its product is MHIADMHIKETDRLLFIGDSITDAGRDRTDPASLGSGYVHEIARTLHARAGDGPGPAVINKGLNGNRVYDLEARWTTDVIDHRPTVVTVKIGINDTWRRYDSGLISPVDEFEACLDRLLADTVRKLAARLVVITPFLLPVTPEQKGWFEDLTPRTDAVLRAAAANGAQVVRADHALLRAAETKEAAELAQDGVHPSPLGHRIVADAWLAAVDSRLLGEQQGEVHPHLD
- a CDS encoding GMC family oxidoreductase, which gives rise to MTDNHVYDYVVIGGGTAGSVIASRLTENPDTTVAVIEGGPSDVGRDDVLTLRRWMGLLGGELDYDYPTTEQPRGNSHIRHSRARVLGGCSSHNTLIAFKPLPSDWDEWADAGAEGWDAASMDPYFARLRNNIVPVDEADRNAIARDFVEAARTALDVPRVEGFNRQPFHEGVGFFDLAYHPENNKRSSASVAYLHPFLDRPNLHLALETWAFGLELEGTRATGVHVRTKDGEEHVVRARREVLVCAGAVDTPRLLLHSGIGPRAGLEKLGIPVVHDLPGVGENLLDHPESVIVWETEGPIPENSAMDSDAGLFVRRDLDADGPDLMFHFYQIPFTDNPERLGYQRPPHGVSMTPNIPKPRSRGRLYLTSADPEVKPALDFRYFTDEDDYDGRTLVDGIRIARRIAEQEPLAGWLKREVCPGPEVTSDEEIGEYARKVAHTVYHPAGTCRMGAADDELAVVSPDLRIRGLDGIRIADASVFPTMTTVNPMIAVLMVGEKCADLLGGNA
- a CDS encoding polysaccharide lyase 6 family protein, yielding MQRRTFLRGTAVAALAAVPLSTSMSVDASAADTPVSSLAELQSAINAAAPGDRIVVADGTYTVPSGGAINVSGKYGTSAAQITIVSKTRGGAVLRGERSFVFSNSSNITVSGFAFRQSTTLEIPENCSSIRLTRNDFQHVDTGDPYWVVVRANDTKIDRNHFHDKTTAGIFLVVDGPGSTDMAQNIHIFRNYFSDHSFSGANGGESIRLGVSGRALSGAHAVVEYNLFERADGDPEAISVKSSDNTIRYNTIRNSRGGIVLRHGNRSRVEGNYLIGGSEGVRLYGNDHVIVNNYLSGLSSRALVVGSGTTRDHNAGETQDERRGNDACDRAVIVHNTLLGNSSTLSGETRTYEPRDVVIADNLLVSDTGSLVAMGTTTNFTWQSNMLWGAAANGNIPSGGYTRIDPKLVTGQDGIARLSAGSPAIGAATLGSPAVADDIDGDSRGSTRDIGADEYSTAPALRHPLTAADVGPNAS
- a CDS encoding sugar phosphate isomerase/epimerase family protein, encoding MTGRERREREEQGRAGSPPAGSATTVTRPGLCSVTFRRLPAAEVARRAADAGLEAVEWGADVHAPPTEPDTVRAAREASGRYGLTCCSYGSYFRATQGELAEFPAIAQAAVLLGAPRVRVWAGGVGSSAVTPQERSGTVTCLREAARIAADHGLELALEFHSKTLTDTVDSTLRLLDEVGADNLRTYWQPPLDAPDEEALAGLSALVDRVSAVHVFSWWPGNHRLRLADREDLWAGVFDLLNERRVPLDALLEFVPGDDPAVLTREADTLRRVAAHR